The sequence CTGGGGACCCTTTGGGATGACATTGATTACAATAATGTTGGTAGGGAAGGTGGAATTCCTTATCCTAATGGAAAAAAGCCAATTGAATTAATTAAAAGATGTATTCAAATCAATGATACTGGTGATGGTATTGTCATGGACTTTTTTGCGGGTTCAGGCTCAACAGGACATGCAGTATTAGATATGAATGCCGAAGATAATGGTTTAAGAAAGTTTATATTAGTTCAATTACCAGAGATTCCAAAGGACTCAGAGTTCGATAGAATAACAGAACTGACAAAACAACGTTTACGAAATAGCATAGCTCAGTTAAACGAGAAAGACGGAAACGCTGAAAAATTGGACAGAGGATTCTCTGTTTATAATTTGGATAAAACAAATATTAAGAAATGGGAAGAGTATGAAGGTGACGATATAACCGTATTAAACGAAGGTTTAGATCTGTTTACATCGCACCCATTGAATGAGCAAACAAGTGAAATAAATATTATTACTGAATTAATGTTAAACCAGGGCTTCCCACTCGACAGTAGGATTAAAACCAATAAAGTGGACAATGAACTTTGGATTGTTGAGCATGAAGATGTTTCATTCTCTTTAGTTGTTTGCTTAGACGAGAAGTTAGATGAAAAATCAGGGGATTACCTGGCAACTAATTATGAAAAATCAACATTCATTTGCCTTGATGATGCTTTAACAAATAAGCAAAAAATCCTTCTAAGCGAAGCAATGAATGTTAAAACAATTTAAAGGAGATGGACTATATGGCCAAGCAACTAACATTAAAATATAATGCCGATCAACAGTTCCAATTAGATGCCATCTCCAGTGTGGTTGATTTATTTGAAGGGGTACCATATCAAGAGCAAAAAGAACTTTTGTCGGGTGTCTCAAACGATATAATTCCAAACTTTCCACCCCAGGAAATATTAGATGAAATACTATTATTTGATAATCTCCAAATGGTACAGGAGAGGAATAACGACGAGAATCGAGGTAGTGAACTGGAGTTTTCCGATGAACTTGTGGTTGATGATGGCATGGTCTTAGAAGTAACGGGAAATGATTCTATTCGTGTACCTCACTTTACTGTTGAGATGGAAACGGGAACAGGAAAAACATATGTGTATCTACGTACATTATATGAATTGAAAATGCGATATGGGTTTACAAAGTTTATTATCGTTGTACCCAGCGTAGCGATTTACCAAGGTGTCTTGAAATCCATAAAGACGATGAGAAACCACTTTCGCCAATTATATGATAACCAGGACATTTCTGTAATTTCATATGACGGTGATAAGATTGGTGAGTTAAATACATTTGCCAGTAATACGGATTTAACAGTAATGGTTATGACCATTGATGCTTTTAATAAGGCAAGTAACAACATTTTTAAGCATACTGAGAAATTGTCGGGTGAGTGGAAACCATATCAGTATATCCAAGCGACAAGACCGATAATGATTTTAGATGAGGCACAGAACTTCGAAACAAGCAAGGCGAAAGAAGCTATTCGAACACTAAAACCCTTATTTGTGCTGAGATATTCTGCTACGCATCGCGATGCACCGAATATGGTATATAGTTTGACACCAATTGACGCATTTAGAAATAACCTCGTCAAACAAATTGAAGTAATTGGAGTTTCGGAATTAGGTAATTTAAATGATCAGATCCTTCGCTTAATGGAAATCAAGAGGAATCCGATTACAGCTACTGTGAGGGCCATTGTATTTGACCAAGGAGAAGCAGTTGAAAGAGATATTACATTAAGACAAGGCGAAGATTTATTTGCGAAAACAAAAAATCCTGATTACAAACAATTTGTTGTGGAAGAAATTCGATTTGGCAGACAAGAGGATGAGCAATTTATATCTTTTCAAAACGGAGTTTCTTTATCGGTGAGTGATTCAATGCTTTCTAAAGAGAGTATCTTTAGATCCCAAATTGAACGGACTATCAGTGTGCATATGCAACGTCAGCAAGCTTTGAAAGCCCAAGGAATAAAGGTGTTGTCTTTGTTTTTTATCGACAGGGTAAAGAACTATACCGCTCATGATGGATTAATAAAACGATTGTTTGATGAAAGTTTTGAAAGATTGAAGCACCATTACGATGAATATAAAGGGCTTTCTGCAAACGAGGTCAGGGAAGGTTATTTCGCAAAACCCAAAGCTGATTCACCTGAAGAAGAAGCCGTAGATACAGAAGGCAGAACAAAAGCACAAAGAGAAATGGAGAAGCGAGCTTTTGAACTGATTATGAAGGAAAAAGAGCGTCTCTTAAGTTTTGAAGAGCCTGTTTCATTTATATTTGCTCACTCTGCTTTAAAAGAAGGATGGGATAACCCGAACGTCTTCCAAATTTGTACACTCAATCAAACAAGCTCAACTATGAAAAAGCGTCAGGAGATCGGGCGTGGATTACGATTGGCTGTTGACCAAGAAGGAAAACGAGCAGAAAATCATGACATCAATATTTTAACTGTCGTTGCAAATGAACAATATGAATCCTTTGTGTCCCGTTTACAACAGGAATATATAGAGGACGGTACAGATGCTCCACCAACACCGAAGAAGCCAGAGCAAGGAGAAGTACATCGCAAAGAAGAAGTATACAACTCCGAAGAGTTCAAGGAATTCTGGCAAAAGTTGAATAAAAAAATGAGTTATAAAGTTGAAGTTGATACGAACAAGTTGATTGAAGAGTGTGTGGGTCGTCTAAATAATGCAAAGTTCCCATCACCTTTGATTGAAATTACAAGAGGTCGCTTTGTAATGTGTGAATACAAGCTTTCTCTTATAGCAACTGAAGGCGAACGAGCAAAACTTAAGATTGAGATGGAAGATTCAAAAGGAGGTCGCTTTGAAAATGAATTTTATGTACAGAAAGATGACGACTTAAAGAAAGTAACAAAGGATGATCGTCTCAGAGGATTCAAAGTGCTTCATACAGGCGAGTTGTATGGCGAACCATATATTAAATTTACCAATGAAGTAACAGTGAAAAAGTTTGAGCCATACAGATTTCATGCAGAAAGAGCA is a genomic window of Shouchella clausii containing:
- a CDS encoding DEAD/DEAH box helicase family protein, with protein sequence MAKQLTLKYNADQQFQLDAISSVVDLFEGVPYQEQKELLSGVSNDIIPNFPPQEILDEILLFDNLQMVQERNNDENRGSELEFSDELVVDDGMVLEVTGNDSIRVPHFTVEMETGTGKTYVYLRTLYELKMRYGFTKFIIVVPSVAIYQGVLKSIKTMRNHFRQLYDNQDISVISYDGDKIGELNTFASNTDLTVMVMTIDAFNKASNNIFKHTEKLSGEWKPYQYIQATRPIMILDEAQNFETSKAKEAIRTLKPLFVLRYSATHRDAPNMVYSLTPIDAFRNNLVKQIEVIGVSELGNLNDQILRLMEIKRNPITATVRAIVFDQGEAVERDITLRQGEDLFAKTKNPDYKQFVVEEIRFGRQEDEQFISFQNGVSLSVSDSMLSKESIFRSQIERTISVHMQRQQALKAQGIKVLSLFFIDRVKNYTAHDGLIKRLFDESFERLKHHYDEYKGLSANEVREGYFAKPKADSPEEEAVDTEGRTKAQREMEKRAFELIMKEKERLLSFEEPVSFIFAHSALKEGWDNPNVFQICTLNQTSSTMKKRQEIGRGLRLAVDQEGKRAENHDINILTVVANEQYESFVSRLQQEYIEDGTDAPPTPKKPEQGEVHRKEEVYNSEEFKEFWQKLNKKMSYKVEVDTNKLIEECVGRLNNAKFPSPLIEITRGRFVMCEYKLSLIATEGERAKLKIEMEDSKGGRFENEFYVQKDDDLKKVTKDDRLRGFKVLHTGELYGEPYIKFTNEVTVKKFEPYRFHAERAEKPKKQIEQADKTTYPIPDFITRTANETKLTKKTIVEIFKGIRTEQKEKIFFNPEGWISEFLSQIKITLSDHIVDNIEFEIDENVEIYDSEELFPEMVKQPQRELIEAGVAGLYDKVQVDSDVERDFIQNLVRPDVEKDNTILYFKFPPKFKILLPKIIGNYNPDWAIVRKDETDDKLKLELVRETKGGLKLDELRFPQEKRKILCAMKYFEKIGVNYRVVTGDSYDWTELTEPVQLSLETN